The proteins below come from a single Bombus pyrosoma isolate SC7728 linkage group LG10, ASM1482585v1, whole genome shotgun sequence genomic window:
- the LOC122571366 gene encoding exostosin-1 isoform X1, with the protein MQAKKRYLLLFVTCAFLGYCYFGGYRLKSEKWTGRSQLPYERLPSYLSLNEEFYDKDLRTSNGNPPMSHRTRQCRMETCFDFTRCKQGFTVYVYPVEDVISPLYQKILNVITESRYYTSDPTRACIFVLALDTLDRDPLSTEFVHNLPSKLIRLPYWNNGRNHLIFNLYSGTWPDYAEESLAFDLGYAMLAKASMSIFRHRPDFDISIPLFGKQHPERGGEPGQALENNFPNNKKYVAAFKGKRYVHGIGSETRNALYHLHNGKDLVFVTTCRHGKAWRELQDEHCQQDNQEYDTYDYEILLMNATFCLVPRGRRLGSFRFLEALRAGCIPVILSNGWALPFHERIDWTQAVIFSDERLLLQIPDIVRSVSNVHILKLRQQTQFLWERYFSSIEKIVFTVFENIRERLPWEGTREKFVWNTSPGALAILPQFADSQQELPFSKSNPGNTFTAIIYSQLGSTAVLYRLLKSLAKSKYLDKIILMWNSDIPLPRRPRWQGIKASIHVVTVDGISQRFYPHPLIKTSAILSLDEDATLNTDEIDFAFTVWRSFPDRIVGYPARSHYWDDSKRSWGYTSKWTNDYSIILTGAAFYHRYYNTLYTELLSSTLHKTVEQSQNCEDILMNFLVSHVTRRPPIKVTQRKLYKDTTVGGIRSPWNDPDHFIQRQTCMNTFVAVFGYMPLLRSNMRLDPVLFKDSVSNLRKKYRQIELVSN; encoded by the exons ATGCAAGCCAAGAAgcgctatttattattatttgtaacatgTGCGTTTCTTGGATATTGTTACTTTGGTGGTTATCGgttaaaaagtgaaaaatggaCAGGCAGATCTCAGTTGCCTTATGAGCGATTGCCTTCATATTTAAGTCTAAATGAAGAATTCTATGACAAGGATTTGAGAACATCAAATGGAAACCCACCTATGTCTCATCGTACAAGGCAATGTCGTATGGAGACTTGTTTTGACTTTACCAGATGCAAACAAGGTTTCACAGTATATGTGTATCCGGTTGAAGATGTGATAAGTCCATTATaccaaaaaatattgaatgttaTTACAGAATCAAGATATTATACATCAGATCCAACTCGGGcatgtatatttgtattagCTCTTGATACATTAGACAGAGATCCATTATCAACGGAATTTGTGCATAATCTTCCTTCAAAATTAATACGTTTGCCATATTGGAATAATGGCAGAAatcatttgatatttaatttatattctggaACATGGCCTGATTATGCAGAAGAATCATTGGCCTTTGATTTGGGATATGCTATGCTTGCTAAGGCCAGTATGTCTATCTTTAGACATAGACCAGATTTTGACATATCTATACCATTGTTTGGAAAACAACATCCAGAACGCGGTGGAGAGCCAGGTCAAgctttagaaaataattttcctaataataaaaaatacgttgCAGCTTTCAAAGGTAAAAGATACGTCCATGGTATAGGTTCTGAAACTAGAAATGCTCTCTATCATTTACATAATGGCAAGGATTTGGTATTCGTTACAACTTGCCGTCATGGTAAAGCATGGAGAGAGTTACAAGATGAACATTGTCAACAAGATAATCAAGAATATGATAC gtatgattatgaaattttattaatgaatgCTACCTTTTGTCTTGTACCAAGAGGAAGAAGACTTGGCAGTTTCCGATTTTTAGAAGCTTTAAGAGCTGGATGCATTCCAGTTATTTTAAGTAATGGCTGGGCGCTTCCTTTTCATGAACGAATTGATTGGACACAAGCTGTTATATTTTCCGATGAAAGACTGCTACTTCAA ATTCCAGATATAGTGCGGTCTGTGTCCAATGTACATATTCTTAAATTGCGGCAGCAAACGCAGTTTCTTTGGGAACGATACTTTTCCTCgatagaaaaaattgtatttacagTATTTGag AATATCCGTGAGCGTTTGCCTTGGGAAGGTacaagagaaaaatttgtttggaaTACTAGTCCTGGAGCGTTAGCAATATTACCGCAATTTGCCGATAGTCAGCAAGAACTTCCATTTTCGAAAAGTAATCCAGGTAATACCTTCACTGCCATCATATACTCGCAGTTGGGATCCACTGCTGTGCTATATCGCCTGCTTAAAAGTCTTGCGAAAAGTAAATACCTAGATAAG ATTATTCTCATGTGGAACTCGGACATTCCCTTACCAAGAAGACCACGATGGCAAGGGATCAAAGCATCAATACATGTCGTTACGGTCGATGGTATATCTCAACGTTTCTATCCTCACCCATTAATCAAAACTAGTGCCATATTATCTCTAGACGAAGATGCCACACTCAACACAGATGAAATTGATTTCGCCTTTACGGTATGGCGATCATTTCCTGACCGGATAGTTGGTTACCCAGCAAGGTCACATTACTGGGATGACTCTAAA CGCTCATGGGGTTATACAAGCAAATGGACAAATGATTATAGTATAATTCTTACTGGTGCCGCCTTTTATCATCGTTATTATAACACATTATATACCGAATTACTGAGTTCGACGTTACACAAGACTGTCGAGCAATCACAAAACTGCGAGGACATActtatgaattttttagtaAGTCATGTTACGCGAAGACCACCTATTAAAGTAACTCAAAGGAAATTGTATAAAGATACTACAGTGGGTGGAATCAG ATCCCCATGGAACGATCCAGATCATTTTATACAACGGCAAACGTGTATGAATACGTTTGTAGCTGTTTTCGGGTACATGCCGTTGTTACGATCCAATATGAGGCTTGACCCTGTTTTGTTCAAAGACTCTGTAAGCAACTTGCGCAAAAAGTATAGGCAAATTGAATTAGTTAGTAACTAG
- the LOC122571366 gene encoding exostosin-1 isoform X2: MQAKKRYLLLFVTCAFLGYCYFGGYRLKSEKWTGRSQLPYERLPSYLSLNEEFYDKDLRTSNGNPPMSHRTRQCRMETCFDFTRCKQESRYYTSDPTRACIFVLALDTLDRDPLSTEFVHNLPSKLIRLPYWNNGRNHLIFNLYSGTWPDYAEESLAFDLGYAMLAKASMSIFRHRPDFDISIPLFGKQHPERGGEPGQALENNFPNNKKYVAAFKGKRYVHGIGSETRNALYHLHNGKDLVFVTTCRHGKAWRELQDEHCQQDNQEYDTYDYEILLMNATFCLVPRGRRLGSFRFLEALRAGCIPVILSNGWALPFHERIDWTQAVIFSDERLLLQIPDIVRSVSNVHILKLRQQTQFLWERYFSSIEKIVFTVFENIRERLPWEGTREKFVWNTSPGALAILPQFADSQQELPFSKSNPGNTFTAIIYSQLGSTAVLYRLLKSLAKSKYLDKIILMWNSDIPLPRRPRWQGIKASIHVVTVDGISQRFYPHPLIKTSAILSLDEDATLNTDEIDFAFTVWRSFPDRIVGYPARSHYWDDSKRSWGYTSKWTNDYSIILTGAAFYHRYYNTLYTELLSSTLHKTVEQSQNCEDILMNFLVSHVTRRPPIKVTQRKLYKDTTVGGIRSPWNDPDHFIQRQTCMNTFVAVFGYMPLLRSNMRLDPVLFKDSVSNLRKKYRQIELVSN; encoded by the exons ATGCAAGCCAAGAAgcgctatttattattatttgtaacatgTGCGTTTCTTGGATATTGTTACTTTGGTGGTTATCGgttaaaaagtgaaaaatggaCAGGCAGATCTCAGTTGCCTTATGAGCGATTGCCTTCATATTTAAGTCTAAATGAAGAATTCTATGACAAGGATTTGAGAACATCAAATGGAAACCCACCTATGTCTCATCGTACAAGGCAATGTCGTATGGAGACTTGTTTTGACTTTACCAGATGCAAACAAG AATCAAGATATTATACATCAGATCCAACTCGGGcatgtatatttgtattagCTCTTGATACATTAGACAGAGATCCATTATCAACGGAATTTGTGCATAATCTTCCTTCAAAATTAATACGTTTGCCATATTGGAATAATGGCAGAAatcatttgatatttaatttatattctggaACATGGCCTGATTATGCAGAAGAATCATTGGCCTTTGATTTGGGATATGCTATGCTTGCTAAGGCCAGTATGTCTATCTTTAGACATAGACCAGATTTTGACATATCTATACCATTGTTTGGAAAACAACATCCAGAACGCGGTGGAGAGCCAGGTCAAgctttagaaaataattttcctaataataaaaaatacgttgCAGCTTTCAAAGGTAAAAGATACGTCCATGGTATAGGTTCTGAAACTAGAAATGCTCTCTATCATTTACATAATGGCAAGGATTTGGTATTCGTTACAACTTGCCGTCATGGTAAAGCATGGAGAGAGTTACAAGATGAACATTGTCAACAAGATAATCAAGAATATGATAC gtatgattatgaaattttattaatgaatgCTACCTTTTGTCTTGTACCAAGAGGAAGAAGACTTGGCAGTTTCCGATTTTTAGAAGCTTTAAGAGCTGGATGCATTCCAGTTATTTTAAGTAATGGCTGGGCGCTTCCTTTTCATGAACGAATTGATTGGACACAAGCTGTTATATTTTCCGATGAAAGACTGCTACTTCAA ATTCCAGATATAGTGCGGTCTGTGTCCAATGTACATATTCTTAAATTGCGGCAGCAAACGCAGTTTCTTTGGGAACGATACTTTTCCTCgatagaaaaaattgtatttacagTATTTGag AATATCCGTGAGCGTTTGCCTTGGGAAGGTacaagagaaaaatttgtttggaaTACTAGTCCTGGAGCGTTAGCAATATTACCGCAATTTGCCGATAGTCAGCAAGAACTTCCATTTTCGAAAAGTAATCCAGGTAATACCTTCACTGCCATCATATACTCGCAGTTGGGATCCACTGCTGTGCTATATCGCCTGCTTAAAAGTCTTGCGAAAAGTAAATACCTAGATAAG ATTATTCTCATGTGGAACTCGGACATTCCCTTACCAAGAAGACCACGATGGCAAGGGATCAAAGCATCAATACATGTCGTTACGGTCGATGGTATATCTCAACGTTTCTATCCTCACCCATTAATCAAAACTAGTGCCATATTATCTCTAGACGAAGATGCCACACTCAACACAGATGAAATTGATTTCGCCTTTACGGTATGGCGATCATTTCCTGACCGGATAGTTGGTTACCCAGCAAGGTCACATTACTGGGATGACTCTAAA CGCTCATGGGGTTATACAAGCAAATGGACAAATGATTATAGTATAATTCTTACTGGTGCCGCCTTTTATCATCGTTATTATAACACATTATATACCGAATTACTGAGTTCGACGTTACACAAGACTGTCGAGCAATCACAAAACTGCGAGGACATActtatgaattttttagtaAGTCATGTTACGCGAAGACCACCTATTAAAGTAACTCAAAGGAAATTGTATAAAGATACTACAGTGGGTGGAATCAG ATCCCCATGGAACGATCCAGATCATTTTATACAACGGCAAACGTGTATGAATACGTTTGTAGCTGTTTTCGGGTACATGCCGTTGTTACGATCCAATATGAGGCTTGACCCTGTTTTGTTCAAAGACTCTGTAAGCAACTTGCGCAAAAAGTATAGGCAAATTGAATTAGTTAGTAACTAG